A window of the Lactuca sativa cultivar Salinas chromosome 5, Lsat_Salinas_v11, whole genome shotgun sequence genome harbors these coding sequences:
- the LOC128126089 gene encoding uncharacterized protein LOC128126089, which produces MEIDSATFVKRCKRTKGSELADRKGEKNKAMPRAPSIRCSSIDEALSLSSRARCNKG; this is translated from the exons ATGGAGATAGATTCAGCAACATTTGTTAAGAGGTGCAAG CGAACAAAAGGGTCGGAACTCGCCGATAGGAAAGGAGAGAAAAACAAAGCAATGCCAAGAGCTCCGTCAATCCGCTGTTCATCGATAGACGAAGCTCTCTCTTTATCATCTCGCGCCAGATGCAACAAAGGATAA